A single Entelurus aequoreus isolate RoL-2023_Sb linkage group LG11, RoL_Eaeq_v1.1, whole genome shotgun sequence DNA region contains:
- the eva1ba gene encoding eva-1 homolog Ba, with translation MDVRKKEMDLLSNSIAAYAHIKANPETFGLYFVLGVCFGLVLTLCLLVIRISCKPRAKQASSAAAPEKKPPKDVVVVVGEEEEESEEDEDEERSRDAEAPTPLLATEIPVCNHSSNHSDGTLNVFTSADELERAQRLEERERIIREIWRNGQPDILGSGTGTIGRVHYY, from the exons ATGGATGTGAGGAAGAAAGAAATGGACCTCCTGAGCAACAGCATAGCTGCTTATGCACACATTAAAG CAAACCCGGAGACTTTCGGCCTTTACTTCGTGCTGGGCGTGTGTTTCGGCCTGGTGTTGACCCTCTGCCTGCTGGTCATCCGCATCTCCTGCAAGCCACGCGCCAAGCAGGCCTCGTCCGCCGCCGCGCCCGAGAAGAAACCGCCGAAggacgtcgtcgtcgtcgtcggcgaggaggaggaggagagcgaGGAGGACGAGGACGAGGAGAGGTCTCGGGACGCGGAAGCGCCCACCCCGCTGCTCGCCACCGAGATCCCCGTCTGCAACCACAGCAGCAACCACTCGGACGGCACGCTGAACGTCTTCACTTCGGCCGACGAGCTGGAGAGGGCGCAGCGGCTGGAGGAGCGGGAGAGGATCATACGGGAGATCTGGAGGAACGGACAGCCGGACATCCTGGGGTCGGGGACGGGGACCATCGGAAGGGTGCATTACTACTAA